The Halorubrum salinarum genome segment TCTGGGAATTCGTTCACGGAGCAGAAGAGACCGGAGTGACTGTCCAGCGTTTCACCGAAACACTAGATGGGGGAGAAATTTTATCATTCAAATCTATTAAAATAGATGACACAAAATGTTGGAAAGAGGTTAGAGAACGTCAGTACGTAGCCTCGGTAGACATGTTATCTGAAGCAGTTGATAACATCAAGGATCCAGAATACGATCCCGAGGTCCCCTCCACTCTCGGTCGCGTCTATTCACCCTCAGACCGAGATTGGCGTACGACCGTACGCTACATTTACCGGGTATTTGCTTCGAAGGTTGACACATAGATCACCAACTGAACGGATCGGGAATAATATAAACAGTGGAATCGAATCGGAGATAGTGCCAAGAAATCTCCGAGTTGAGGCTCTACTGGACGCAGTACCGGCAGAGGCAAAGGTTCTTGATTTGGGTTGTGTCCAACATTCCGCAGAGAAGGCTTCCAACGAAGATTGGGTCCACGGAGAGCTGTATGATATCGCAGACGAAGTCGTCGGGGTTGACTATGAACGAAAAGAAGTTGAAAAACTCCGCGAACAGGGATACAACGTAATTCATGGGGATGTCGAGGAACTTGACCTCGACGACACGTTTGATGTAGTCGTCGCCGGAGAACTTATAGAACACCTCTCCAACGTCGGAAATTTCCTTGACAGTGTTCGTGACCACCTGCGGCCTGAGGGTGAATTCATCATGACGACACCGAATCCTTGGGCATTCCATCGGTTCAAGCAGGCGGCATTCGGTGAAGTATATTCCAACGAGGAGCACACCTGCTGGTTCGACGAACGAACTCTCACGCAGGTGTTAGACAGACACGAATTCGAAGTGAACGAAGTGATCCAGGTGAAAGCCTCCGATCCCGGGATTACTCGTCTTCTGTACGACGTCGGCTTACGTACTATTGGTGGGACGAGTCTCTTGGTTAAAGCGCGCGTAGCACAGTAGACATCTCATGAAGCGCGTTCTGTTATTACACACGAACAAGGAGTATGCTCTCTCTCTTGCGGAGGCGGTCGAGTCACAAACTACGGAGTACGAGGTCGACGTCGTCACACGGGTACCGATCCACAATCGAATCAAGAGTCTTTCACTTGGTGAGTATGACTTGGTCCAAGCGGACGAACTGTTAGTTAACGGTGTTCTCGCTTGTGGCAGTTCAGTGATCAGCGGTACACCGTTCGTCGTCTCCATTCGTGGATGGGCGGACTACACGAATGCTCACGGACAATACGGTCGTCTTCGTGATGTTTCAATCAGGCTTCGGACGAAGTTTGTGCTTAGATACGCGAGCAAAGCTATCTTTCTGAGTAACGAAACGCTACACGAATTCGAACAGCGGTATCGCGTTAACGAGACTGCCGTGATCGGTCGTCCGATCGACGTAGAGTATTACCAAAGTGGAACGGAGAATTTGTTCGCAGATGATGGAAAATTCAATCTACTAACGGTGACAAACCTCAGATACAAGGAGAAATTCGACGGAGTGAAGGACACCCTCGAAGGCCTACGTAAGCCGTTCAAGCGTCACGAGAAGCTCCGTTATCAGGTGGCTGGCGACGGAAAATATCTCAGTCAACTCAAGCAGTTTCTGGCAGAGTACCCGTACTCAGATCGCGTTGATGTACTCGGGTTTCGTTCGGACATTCCTCAAGTTCTAGCGAGAGCAGACGCATTTATTTATCTGAGTTATCTCGATGCCTATCCGACCGTCGTACTTGAAGCGCAGGCAGCAGGACTGCCAGTAATCGGTAGCGATACCGTCGGGGTTCCTGAGGTGGTAGGTGATGCTGGGATACTCTGTCAGCCGACACCGAGTAGTGTAAGCGACACCGTGACTCAACTCCTCGAGAACGAGACGTTAAGAACTGAGTTAGCCGAAAAGAGTAGAAAGAAGATGGAAACGTATAATCAGAGTTGCGCTGAACGACACGCCGAAGTTTGGAGCGACGTTCTCGATTACTCCTGATATCCGAGGTCCCGAAGTCGCTGTTTCACCTCTTCGTCCATGGTAACTTCACCGAGGTCGTCCACGCTCTCGCCCAGTAGTTTTTGATGATCTCGAATAGTGTCACGCAGTTCCTCCAATTTCCCAGGTGAGTCGTGGATGACGTTCTCCGTCTCGTTGGGATCCGCCCGCAGGTTGTAAAGACGCTCCGTTCCGTCTTCTTCGCGGACGTACTTCCACTCGTCCGTCCGGACCGAGAAGCGCCGATCGCCGCTCTCCGGATTTGACCACTCCGATATCACCTCGGATCGAGTCCAGTTGTCCGTCTCCACGCACCCGAGATCGGTTCCGCGGAAGCTCTCTGGAGGCTCAGCATCACCATACGTAGCCAGTGTCGGAGGGAGGTCCATCAAACCGACGAGGTCATCGTGGACGGATCCGGGCTCTCCATCATCGATGAAAAGCGGGACGTGGATGACCTCGTCGTAGAATGTCGCGCTGTGGCTAAAATCGTCGTGGTCGAGAAATTCCTCGCCGTGGTCCGACGTGAACGTGAAGACAGGGTCATCTCCCCACTCCTCGCGGAGAGTTGTGACAAGACGTTCGACTTCCGCGTCGACGTAAGCGATCTCCGCATCGTAGAGATCGACGAGTGTGTTCAGTTCGTCGACTGTGATCTCGTCCGGCGATTCGAGCATCTTACGTCGTAACCGTACTGCGTCACGGTCTGATACGGAGTCATCGCGGAACCTCTTCTGATATTTCTCAGGAGGAACGTACGGGTGGTGGACATCCATGTAGTGGACCCAAAGGAACCGCGGGCCATCGTCCGTTGACCGTGCCCATTCTAAAGCCCGGTTCGTGATCTCTTCGGCACCTACGTAAGCTGATCCGAGTTCGATTCCAGTTTGTTTCTCAGTCGCATTGAACGCTCGTTGGAGGAGAGCGTAAATGGCCCCATCAGAGTCGAGGCGAGTTTTCACCTCCTGACGGAGTTTCGCGAAGACATCGGGGTCAGACCTCGAGTCGAAGAATCGATCAAACCCTCTGTCGTATCCAAAGTCGGCAGACAGATACAGGTTTGAGTGGAATCCAGCAGTTTCGTATCCAGCTTCGCTGAACAGTTCCGCTATCGTGGTCCGTTTCGGGGA includes the following:
- a CDS encoding class I SAM-dependent methyltransferase, coding for MPRNLRVEALLDAVPAEAKVLDLGCVQHSAEKASNEDWVHGELYDIADEVVGVDYERKEVEKLREQGYNVIHGDVEELDLDDTFDVVVAGELIEHLSNVGNFLDSVRDHLRPEGEFIMTTPNPWAFHRFKQAAFGEVYSNEEHTCWFDERTLTQVLDRHEFEVNEVIQVKASDPGITRLLYDVGLRTIGGTSLLVKARVAQ
- a CDS encoding sulfatase; this encodes MRDIVLVTVDSLRADHVGWHGYDRDTTPNLDERAASAETFQSAFSHACSTRPSFPSIMTSSYALEYGGFERLSPKRTTIAELFSEAGYETAGFHSNLYLSADFGYDRGFDRFFDSRSDPDVFAKLRQEVKTRLDSDGAIYALLQRAFNATEKQTGIELGSAYVGAEEITNRALEWARSTDDGPRFLWVHYMDVHHPYVPPEKYQKRFRDDSVSDRDAVRLRRKMLESPDEITVDELNTLVDLYDAEIAYVDAEVERLVTTLREEWGDDPVFTFTSDHGEEFLDHDDFSHSATFYDEVIHVPLFIDDGEPGSVHDDLVGLMDLPPTLATYGDAEPPESFRGTDLGCVETDNWTRSEVISEWSNPESGDRRFSVRTDEWKYVREEDGTERLYNLRADPNETENVIHDSPGKLEELRDTIRDHQKLLGESVDDLGEVTMDEEVKQRLRDLGYQE
- a CDS encoding glycosyltransferase family 4 protein, with amino-acid sequence MKRVLLLHTNKEYALSLAEAVESQTTEYEVDVVTRVPIHNRIKSLSLGEYDLVQADELLVNGVLACGSSVISGTPFVVSIRGWADYTNAHGQYGRLRDVSIRLRTKFVLRYASKAIFLSNETLHEFEQRYRVNETAVIGRPIDVEYYQSGTENLFADDGKFNLLTVTNLRYKEKFDGVKDTLEGLRKPFKRHEKLRYQVAGDGKYLSQLKQFLAEYPYSDRVDVLGFRSDIPQVLARADAFIYLSYLDAYPTVVLEAQAAGLPVIGSDTVGVPEVVGDAGILCQPTPSSVSDTVTQLLENETLRTELAEKSRKKMETYNQSCAERHAEVWSDVLDYS